In Priestia megaterium NBRC 15308 = ATCC 14581, the following proteins share a genomic window:
- the recG gene encoding ATP-dependent DNA helicase RecG: protein MNELTTISIKTIKGIGEETAQALEDMHIHSVHDLLEHFPYRYEDYELKDLAEAKHDEKVTVEGKVHSVPSLTYYGKKRSRLTFRLLVNRYLITVTCFNRPYYKSKLEIDQTVTVTGKWDQHRQTLNLQELQFSPFVKNQTIEPVYSVKGSLTVKGMRKFVSLALKNYGSSIQDMLPASIRSRYKLVTREEAVRSIHLPRDHEDLKQARRRFVYEEFLLFQLKMQALRKREREETPGMKQAFDSTELVNFTNLLPFPLTNAQKRVVNEITHDMKSPYRMNRLLQGDVGSGKTVVAAVALYATVLAGHQGALMVPTEILAEQHAESLTAMLEKVGISVGLLTGSVKGKARRELLQRVKNGDVHVLVGTHALIQDEVIYSSLGLVITDEQHRFGVGQRRVLREKGESPDVLFMTATPIPRTLAITVFGEMDVSIIDEMPAGRKAIETYWVKHDMLERILHFVEKEIHDGRQAYVICPLIEESDKLDVQNAIDVHATLAHYFNGKASVGLMHGRLSADEKEEVMKQFSVNDVQILVSTTVVEVGVNVPNATVMVIYDAERFGLSQLHQLRGRVGRGDAQSYCILLADPKSEVGKERMTIMTETNDGFVLSERDLELRGPGDFFGRKQSGMPEFKVADMVHDYRALEVAREDAAKLVNSDSFWTEDQFALLRIQLEATGVLTGEKFD from the coding sequence GTGAATGAACTAACAACTATTTCAATTAAAACCATTAAAGGTATTGGAGAGGAAACAGCACAAGCATTAGAGGATATGCATATTCATAGTGTGCATGACTTGTTAGAACATTTCCCATACCGCTATGAAGATTATGAGTTAAAAGATTTGGCTGAAGCAAAGCACGACGAAAAGGTCACCGTAGAAGGAAAGGTTCACAGCGTCCCCTCGCTTACGTATTACGGAAAAAAGCGTTCGCGCCTTACGTTTCGGCTGCTAGTAAACCGCTATTTGATTACGGTTACTTGTTTTAATCGCCCATACTATAAATCAAAGTTAGAAATCGATCAAACTGTTACGGTTACGGGGAAATGGGATCAGCACCGGCAAACGCTTAACTTGCAGGAGCTTCAATTTTCTCCGTTTGTTAAAAATCAAACGATTGAGCCTGTTTACTCGGTTAAAGGCAGCTTAACGGTCAAAGGAATGCGGAAGTTCGTCTCTCTTGCGTTGAAGAATTATGGCAGTAGCATTCAGGATATGCTCCCGGCCTCTATTCGTTCTAGATACAAACTAGTAACGCGTGAAGAAGCGGTTAGAAGTATTCACTTACCTCGTGATCATGAAGATTTAAAACAAGCAAGACGTCGATTTGTCTATGAAGAATTTCTACTTTTTCAATTAAAAATGCAGGCGCTTAGAAAGCGCGAAAGAGAAGAAACGCCTGGAATGAAGCAAGCATTTGATTCAACTGAGCTGGTAAACTTCACGAACCTGCTGCCGTTTCCGTTAACAAACGCTCAAAAACGTGTAGTAAACGAAATTACGCACGATATGAAATCGCCTTATCGCATGAATCGCTTGCTGCAAGGTGATGTAGGGTCAGGTAAAACAGTCGTAGCAGCGGTTGCTTTATACGCCACTGTTTTAGCAGGGCATCAAGGTGCTTTAATGGTACCGACTGAAATTTTAGCTGAACAGCATGCTGAGTCATTGACTGCGATGCTTGAAAAGGTAGGCATCAGCGTAGGCTTGCTAACAGGGTCTGTTAAAGGAAAAGCAAGAAGAGAGCTGCTTCAGCGAGTGAAAAACGGAGATGTTCATGTATTAGTAGGTACACATGCCTTAATTCAAGACGAAGTTATATATAGTAGTTTAGGGCTCGTCATTACGGATGAACAGCACCGCTTTGGAGTTGGGCAGCGCCGGGTTTTACGTGAAAAAGGTGAGAGTCCGGATGTACTGTTTATGACGGCGACTCCTATTCCAAGAACCCTTGCTATTACGGTATTTGGAGAAATGGATGTGTCCATTATCGATGAAATGCCAGCAGGACGTAAGGCAATTGAAACATACTGGGTAAAACATGATATGCTTGAACGTATTTTACATTTCGTTGAAAAAGAAATACATGACGGCAGACAAGCTTACGTTATTTGTCCGTTGATTGAAGAATCGGACAAGCTGGATGTTCAAAATGCAATTGATGTGCATGCAACACTCGCTCACTATTTTAATGGAAAAGCAAGCGTTGGTCTCATGCACGGAAGGTTGTCAGCTGATGAAAAAGAAGAAGTGATGAAACAGTTTAGCGTAAATGACGTGCAGATTTTAGTATCAACAACGGTTGTAGAAGTAGGAGTGAACGTTCCGAATGCAACCGTGATGGTCATTTATGATGCAGAGCGCTTTGGGTTATCTCAGCTTCATCAGCTAAGAGGACGCGTAGGGCGAGGAGATGCACAGTCGTATTGTATTCTGCTCGCAGATCCGAAATCAGAAGTGGGAAAAGAACGAATGACCATTATGACGGAAACAAACGATGGATTTGTATTATCAGAAAGAGACTTAGAGCTTCGTGGGCCTGGTGATTTCTTTGGTAGAAAACAAAGCGGGATGCCTGAGTTTAAAGTAGCCGATATGGTGCACGATTACCGTGCGCTTGAAGTAGCTCGAG